Within Mongoliitalea daihaiensis, the genomic segment TAACAGTATTTGCAGTTATTGTCCAAGTTTAGACTTTAATAATTTCATATCTTCGCTAACTTTCAAATCAACAATTTTAGCGTAGTGCTGAGTCTGTTTAAGAGATTTATGCCCTAACATTTTGGATACTGTTTCAATGGGAACACCATTACTGAGTGTTACAGTTGTAGCAAAAGTATGTCTAGCTATATGGAAAGTAAGCTCCTTTTTGATACCACATAGGTCAGCAATTTCTTTTAAGTAAGCATTCATCTTTTGATTACTCAATACCGGCAAAACCAGACCTTCTGCCTCACATTTAGGATGATTATAGTATTTATCCATAAGCTTTTGTGCTTTTGGTAGCAAAGGAATTCGAACACTTGACTCAGTCTTTTGACGGCTTGTGATAATCCATTTTTCTTTATCTAGTCCAATAATAATTTGATCCCTTCGAAGTTTTTTGACATCAATATATGCCAATCCTGTATAGCAGCTGAACAAAAATATGTCGCGAACTTGATTTAACCGTTCAATTTCAAAATATTTGGCTTCTAAAGCCTCTAACTCTTCAAATGTGAGGTAATGTCTAGGAACCTCCTTTTTAGCCAGCTTAAAGCCCACAAAAGGATCCCTAATTAGCCAACCTTTTTTAATACAGCTTAAAACTATTTTCTTGAAATTACCTAAATACTTAACTGTAGTATTATGGGCACAACCTCTGACAGATTTTAGCCAAAAAGAATAATCAGAAATAAAATCGTAATCTAGCTTTTTGATTTCAAGATCATCCTTTTTATACTTCCACTGGATAAAAGCTTTGGTATGTTCAAATGAGGTTTTGTATCGCTCTAAAGTGCCCTCAGCAAATTCTTGACCTACTAATGCCTCCATTTTTTCATTATGCTCTGAAAATATTTCTAGGATCATTCTGTTCTGTTCAGATTTACCTTGAAGAACATTTTTAATATTTTTGAGAGAAATCTCTTTATCGTTATCCAACAAATATTTTCTTACTTGATGAACTTTTAACTGCAGTGTATCCAAATAGGAGTTAATCATACGTGCCTCTTCAGTCTTGCCTTTCACCCTATTTGCAGCGGTTAGCCATTTATCGGGGTGACATTTGTATTTGGTTGACATTTCAAATCGTTGGGAATCAACCGTGATTCTCATGTAAATAGATTTCAAACCATTTCTATCATTCTTGGAAGGTTTGAGATAATACAGCAGGGAAAATGTTTTTTCAATCATGTTTACTCACTTTAAAGGTTTAAGGTACGATTTGGTGAGTCTTTTGGCAAGATATTCAGCTATGGAACATGTTGATTTTCAGTTTCTTAAACCCCTCATAGGTGAGTCTTTTTTTCATCTAAAAAGACTCACCTAGGACTCACCTCAATTTTGTTAAATATTGAAGAAATTAGATAAAAAACAAAAAGACCTGCAAGTGTGATCTGCAGGTCTTTTTAGATGATATTTTGTAAATTTTTGTAGAAAAACCGCTTTTAAACGATTTAGAGAGGGTTTTTCATTTGTAGAATCACTTAAACAAGGATTTCAAAAACTTAATTTTGATGGCTTTTGAAGTCTTTGTTTAGCTACTTGGCAGAGAGTGGGGGACTAATACGTGCTAATGCATAAGCTTCGATATTTCAGTAAATTAAGCCTGATTTTTTATATCACTAAATTGCTTTAGTACATACTTTTGTACACACTTTTTATTTTTTTGATTCCGATTTATAAATTAGTGAACATTTTTTAGTAAACTTAAACCATGGATTTGTTCATGGATAAGCAAGACTTTTTCCTGTTATTTTATAATGGTATGTCTAATTTTTCTGAACAAATAAATACTTGTACATCTATTGACGATAATTTGGATATATCCGCAATGTCTTTCGCTATTTGGTCCAAACGGAATGCATAGCGCAATAGATTGCGTAAAGAGAATCGTAAGGTGCAACCTTAAAAGACAGACACTCAAAAAAAACTAACACTCAAAAAATTAACAAATGGAAAGCGAATACAACAAAATATTTGAACTGCTTTATGCAGATTATGTCTATGAAATAGAATACAGAAGAAGAAGACCTTTTCTATACAATGAATATTATTTTGTTCGAAGTATTAGAAAATCCATAGACATAAAAGATGTTGAAAATACATTGCGACCAGATGCTAAATATTTTTTGATTATAAACTTTCACCATCTAATTGTAAGACCTTTAATTGAAAGAAATGGATTAAAGAATCTTCAAAACGAAAGTTTTGTTTTTGAACTTGAAGAAAATATACAGTCCGACATCGAAATGATTATAAATGAAGTAAAAGGCAATGACGAAGTTGAACAAATAAGTGGTCATCAAATAATGAAATCTATTGATGCATTATGGTCAAAACTTAGAACAACCGGACAAAAAACTTGGGGATAATGCACGGAAAAAACAACTCGCTAATAAGCACGCAATTGATTACTGCATCACTGACAATGATAACAGTTGTTTCAGTTTTTGCTGTATTTGTCATTGACAAAAGAGAGGTAGGTATTCTCTATTACGTTATTACAGGCTTTTCATTCTTTTCTTTTGTTCTAAGCATTATATGTGGTGGTATTGGGCTAAGTAGTGAAAATGCCGAAAGTCAATATAATAAATATTTCAACTATCAGACAAGAACTGCTTTGTTAGGGATAGTTCTATTTTGCTTAAGTATTTTTTTAGGAAAAGACAAAGAAAATGCAACTGAACAGACACTAAAAAATCAAGAAAAAACGATTATCGAACTCCAATTAAAAGACGGGTTCCAATCAAAGGAAATTGACGATTTGAAGAGTAACATTGAGAGACTTTCAAAACAATTGCAAAGCACGAATAGCAGACTTGACACTTTAACCCTGCTTAACGAAAAGAATAAACAAAAAAAGAGATGACAATAGAAAGCAAACTGACAAATGCAGGAAAGGCAGCACCTACAGGCGTTTGGCTCAATGGCGGGTGAGTTGGTTAATTGAACATTCTACCTCTCATCAACTTTTGTCGTGTATTGACAGTTTTGAGCTCCGAAATCCGCCACTGCGCCAAGCGCTGCAGGCAAGCGTAAAGAACGACACCCCAGGCCAAAAACGAACAGACACAAGAAAGAAATATTAATTTTGAAACCGAAGAAAAAATAAAGTGGACAAATGACAGATAAAGCCCAGAATCAAAATCTAAATCAGGCTAAGACCAATAAAAAGGACGAGTTCTACACTCAACTTTCGGACATTGAAAGAGAGTTAAAGTATTACAAACAGCATTTTAAGAACAAAGTAGTTTATTGCAACTGTGACGACCCACGAGTGAGCAACTTTTTTCATTTCTTCTCTTATAATTTTGAGAAACTTGGACTGAAAAAGCTCATTGCAACTTGCTATAAAAACCAAAATATGGATTTGTTCAGCCAAAACGACTCTGAACAAGCAATTTATTTGGAATATTCGGGAGATAAAAACGGTAATAATGTTCCTGACCCTGGCGAAATCGGCATTAAAAAACTTAAAGGTGATGGTGATTTTAGAAGCAAGGAATGTATTGAACTATTAAAGCAAGCGGACATTGTTGTAACAAATCCGCCATTTTCATTATTCCGTGAATACGTTTCTCAACTAATTGAATACGACAAGAAGTTTGTAATTGTCGGGCATCAAAACGCAATAAAATACAAAGAGATCTTTCCATTAATCAGAGATAACAAACTTTGGTTAGGTTATGGTTTTAAAGGTGGTGCAGGTCATTTCATCAATGAACATTACGAAGATTATGCAACAGCAACTGATAGAAAAGAAGGAATGATAAGAGTTTCGGGAGTTCATTGGTTTACCAATCTTGAAATCAATAAGCGACACGAAGATTTAATTCTATATAAAAAATACACCCCTGAAGAATATCCAAAATACGAGAATTTTGACGCAATCAATGTTGATGTGACCAAAGACATTCCTATGGACTATAAAGGTTTTATGGGAGTTCCTATAACATTTATGGACAAATATAATCCCGACCAATTCGAGATAATCGGGGTTGGCATTGCAAACTTAGGACTTGAAATGGGAATAAAACCATACAAACCAGAACACAAAAAATACAGAAAAGAAGTACAAAAACGTGGTGCAGTTGATGGGGATTTATATATGATGGTTGACGGAGTTGTTACCGTTCCCTATTCTCGAATAATAATCAAAAATAAAAGATTATGATTTCAGATAAAATTCAATCACTTTTTGACTTTATAGACTTTCTTCACTCTAACAAAGAAAACTATATTGTAAACTATATCCCTCTTGTCAAGGAGTTAGAAGTTTTAGCCGATAAGAGAAGTGAATTAAAACCATTGGACAATTACAGAGAAAAGGAAGAATACAATGTAATTCAAAAAGAAATAGAAGATAAATTCCCAACTATAACCGAAAATATTTATAAACCATTTACCCAAAAACTTTTAGAATTAAAAATTTGGTCAGGTGATGTCACATACAGTAGTATATGGAATAGTAACATAGAAGCAATTTCCAAATTAAAAAATGAATTTGAAAGTACAGATGTTGCAATAGTTATGGATTACAAAAAAAAGTATTTGTCATTTAGAACTGAAACACATAGTAATTTTTTGTGCTTGGGATTGATATTTCAAGAACTTGACGAAATATTTAAGGAACTGTTTGATTTTTTTAATGACACGGAAGATAATGAATTTGAAAGTTTTGAATTTAAGGAATTAAAAGTCAATAGTGTTGAAGATTTGGTAAAATTTATTTCCGAGAACAAAACTAACAATGTGAAATACTCTCTTCCAATAAAATCATTTATTGAAAAGCGAGAGCAACCAAGGCATAGTACAAACAATTTAAATTTTCATAATTACGAAACCATTATGGGAGATAAAATAATTGCCAAAAATATACCAAATAACAGCGGTGTTATTAATGTTGGTAAGAATAATAAGAGTGAGGCAAATTCAAATGATGAATTAGCAGTAAAAACCTTTAATTGGCAAAGATTTGGAATTATATCTGCAACAATATTAATGGTTGTAGCCATAATCATAGCAATAATTTATAGTTAGCATCAATGAAAATAGAACTAAAAGAAATAACAGTCCGTGACCTTGCAAACGGTTTTCAAGATAACGAAGAAAACGGAGTTGTTGGTTACGGTGGCAAATTGGACATTCGCCCATCCTATCAACGTGAATTTATCTACAAAGACAAACAGCGAGAAGCTGTAATTGACACGTTAACAAAAGATTTTCCTTTGAATGTTATGTATTGGGCAGTTCGTGAAGATGGAAATTTTGAAGTGATTGACGGACAGCAACGGACAATTTCAATTAGTCAATTCGTTGAAGGAGATTTTGCTTACAAAAACAGATATTTCCACAATCTGCAAAAAGACGAGCAAGAACAGATTTTGAACTACAAAATAATGGTTTATCTGTGTAGCGGAACAGACAGCGAAAAATTGGAGTGGTTTAAAACAATAAACATTGCAGGAGAAAAACTAACAGACCAAGAATTAAGAAATGCAGTTTATTCAGGTTCGTGGGTTTCAGACGCAAAAAGATATTTTAGTAAAAATGGTTGCGCTGCATACGGTTTAGGTGGTGGCTATATGAACGGAACACCAATCAGGCAAGACTATTTGGAAACAACAATAAAGTGGATAAGCAAAGACAACATTGAGCATTATATGGCAAAACAGCAACACGAGCCAAACGCCAATGATTTATGGTTGTATTTTCAAAGTGTCATTAGTTGGGTAAAAGTTGTTTTCCCAAAATATCGCAAAGAAATGAAAGGTATTCAATGGGGGTCTCTATACAACGAGTTCAAAGACAAGAAATTTGATCACAAAAGACTTGATGAAGAAATCACAGAATTAATGCAAGACGAAGACGTGACCAACAAAAAAGGGATTTATGAATACGTTTTGACACGCAAAGAGAGATTTTTAAATATTCGTGCATTTACAGACAATCAAAAGCGAGAAGCATTTGAAAGACAGAAAGGTATTTGTCCAGTATGCACAGAAGAATACAAGATTGAAGAAATGGAAGCTGACCATATCACACCTTGGCATTTAGGCGGTCGAACAAGTGCGGATAATTGCCAAATGTTATGTAAGGACGACAACAGAAGAAAAAGCGGAATATGACGACTGAATATCACGTAACGAGAAGGACGCCAGCCTATAATCGAGTAGACGGCCGTGAGCCATAAGCTCACGGTGCGCCAATGTTTTTAACTTAAGAGTCTCTTTAAATTATATTTTCAGAAACTCTTAAATTTTATTTTCTATTTTACCTCAAATGGGTTCTCTCTTGAGGAGGTAATAAGGCTTTTCAAAAACTCCTTGTCTTTCTGGAGCTCATCAATCCTTTCTTTCTGCAGCTGCATAATCTTTTTGATGTCCTCAAAGAGAATCATCATTGATTGCTGAGGAATTTTCCCTTCCATGAAAAGCTCCCTTGATCTGGATAATTGATTGATGAAATTTTCCGCACTAAGAACAATGGAGGAATCCGTATCTTTTGTCTTAAGTGAAGGAATGTCCTTCGGGTCAAAAGACATCTGCCCATATCCATTGGAGAACCAAGTAGGATTAAGGTCTGGGAATGCATCGAAAAGTCTTTTACGGATAGTTGCTGAAACACCTACCACACTCTTTTCAATTTTGTTTAGATTTGGTTGGGAACATTGAAGCTTTTCGGCCATCTCAACTTGAGATAATCCTTTTTGCTTTCTGAATTCGGAGAGCCTT encodes:
- a CDS encoding site-specific integrase; this encodes MIEKTFSLLYYLKPSKNDRNGLKSIYMRITVDSQRFEMSTKYKCHPDKWLTAANRVKGKTEEARMINSYLDTLQLKVHQVRKYLLDNDKEISLKNIKNVLQGKSEQNRMILEIFSEHNEKMEALVGQEFAEGTLERYKTSFEHTKAFIQWKYKKDDLEIKKLDYDFISDYSFWLKSVRGCAHNTTVKYLGNFKKIVLSCIKKGWLIRDPFVGFKLAKKEVPRHYLTFEELEALEAKYFEIERLNQVRDIFLFSCYTGLAYIDVKKLRRDQIIIGLDKEKWIITSRQKTESSVRIPLLPKAQKLMDKYYNHPKCEAEGLVLPVLSNQKMNAYLKEIADLCGIKKELTFHIARHTFATTVTLSNGVPIETVSKMLGHKSLKQTQHYAKIVDLKVSEDMKLLKSKLGQ
- a CDS encoding GmrSD restriction endonuclease domain-containing protein, with the protein product MKIELKEITVRDLANGFQDNEENGVVGYGGKLDIRPSYQREFIYKDKQREAVIDTLTKDFPLNVMYWAVREDGNFEVIDGQQRTISISQFVEGDFAYKNRYFHNLQKDEQEQILNYKIMVYLCSGTDSEKLEWFKTINIAGEKLTDQELRNAVYSGSWVSDAKRYFSKNGCAAYGLGGGYMNGTPIRQDYLETTIKWISKDNIEHYMAKQQHEPNANDLWLYFQSVISWVKVVFPKYRKEMKGIQWGSLYNEFKDKKFDHKRLDEEITELMQDEDVTNKKGIYEYVLTRKERFLNIRAFTDNQKREAFERQKGICPVCTEEYKIEEMEADHITPWHLGGRTSADNCQMLCKDDNRRKSGI
- a CDS encoding adenine-specific methyltransferase EcoRI family protein; this translates as MTDKAQNQNLNQAKTNKKDEFYTQLSDIERELKYYKQHFKNKVVYCNCDDPRVSNFFHFFSYNFEKLGLKKLIATCYKNQNMDLFSQNDSEQAIYLEYSGDKNGNNVPDPGEIGIKKLKGDGDFRSKECIELLKQADIVVTNPPFSLFREYVSQLIEYDKKFVIVGHQNAIKYKEIFPLIRDNKLWLGYGFKGGAGHFINEHYEDYATATDRKEGMIRVSGVHWFTNLEINKRHEDLILYKKYTPEEYPKYENFDAINVDVTKDIPMDYKGFMGVPITFMDKYNPDQFEIIGVGIANLGLEMGIKPYKPEHKKYRKEVQKRGAVDGDLYMMVDGVVTVPYSRIIIKNKRL
- a CDS encoding helix-turn-helix domain-containing protein, with amino-acid sequence MVAIKKTEGERLSEFRKQKGLSQVEMAEKLQCSQPNLNKIEKSVVGVSATIRKRLFDAFPDLNPTWFSNGYGQMSFDPKDIPSLKTKDTDSSIVLSAENFINQLSRSRELFMEGKIPQQSMMILFEDIKKIMQLQKERIDELQKDKEFLKSLITSSRENPFEVK